From the genome of Eublepharis macularius isolate TG4126 chromosome 12, MPM_Emac_v1.0, whole genome shotgun sequence, one region includes:
- the MRPL10 gene encoding 39S ribosomal protein L10, mitochondrial isoform X1 yields MAAAGYCNRFCSAGWHPTIQFIRHGSKAVTRHWKAMHIVREKLMAVTKYIPPKPPIPVECMKPLVKPVIEENGFTKILRRQVEQTFRENNMIAVCQYNYAPGSDIVLMRHRLRKYNIHAKFFPNEIIIPFLLESKYKNLLPLFVGRNLILVSPETRAKEMLRVLKSIPQINLLGACIDNTILSKEGVANYAKLPSMVAAQGEVVGALSLLTSQTSTLLQRGPAHLTSLLEQYVKQQSSEEVKQGDGS; encoded by the exons ATGGCTGCTGCGGGCTATTGCAACCGATTTTGCAGCGCTG GCTGGCATCCCACCATTCAGTTTATCCGGCATGGCTCCAAAGCTGTCACACGTCACTGGAAGGCAATGCACATTGTGAGGGAGAAGCTGATGGCAGTGACAAAATACATCCCACCCAAACCACCCATCCCGGTGGAGTGCATGAAGCCTCTTGTCAAACCGGTCATAGAG GAAAATGGCTTTACAAAGATTTTGCGTCGGCAAGTGGAGCAAACATTCCGTGAGAACAATATGATTGCAGTGTGCCAGTATAACTATGCTCCCGGGAGTGACATTGTACTCATGAGGCACCGGCTACGGAAGTACAACATTCATGCCAAATTCTTCCCCAACGAG ATCATTATACCTTTTCTTTTGGAATCCAAATACAAGAATCTCCTCCCTCTCTTTGTGGGACGCAACCTTATATTGGTGAGCCCAGAAACCAGGGCAAAGGAGATGCTGCGGGTCCTGAAAAGTATCCCACAGATTAATCTCCTGG GTGCCTGCATTGACAACACCATCCTGAGCAAGGAAGGCGTCGCCAACTATGCCAAGCTGCCTTCCATGGTGGCCGCCCAAGGGGAAGTGGTGGGTGCCCTCTCTCTCCTGACCTCCCAGACCAGCACACTTCTGCAGCGCGGCCCTGCTCATTTGACTTCCTTGCTGGAACAGTATGTTAAACAGCAGAGCAGTGAAGAGGTGAAACAGGGGGATGGCTCCTGA
- the MRPL10 gene encoding 39S ribosomal protein L10, mitochondrial isoform X2 has protein sequence MEHGKPLECGCILGWHPTIQFIRHGSKAVTRHWKAMHIVREKLMAVTKYIPPKPPIPVECMKPLVKPVIEENGFTKILRRQVEQTFRENNMIAVCQYNYAPGSDIVLMRHRLRKYNIHAKFFPNEIIIPFLLESKYKNLLPLFVGRNLILVSPETRAKEMLRVLKSIPQINLLGACIDNTILSKEGVANYAKLPSMVAAQGEVVGALSLLTSQTSTLLQRGPAHLTSLLEQYVKQQSSEEVKQGDGS, from the exons ATGGAACATGGAAAACCATTGGAGTGTGGATGCATCTTAG GCTGGCATCCCACCATTCAGTTTATCCGGCATGGCTCCAAAGCTGTCACACGTCACTGGAAGGCAATGCACATTGTGAGGGAGAAGCTGATGGCAGTGACAAAATACATCCCACCCAAACCACCCATCCCGGTGGAGTGCATGAAGCCTCTTGTCAAACCGGTCATAGAG GAAAATGGCTTTACAAAGATTTTGCGTCGGCAAGTGGAGCAAACATTCCGTGAGAACAATATGATTGCAGTGTGCCAGTATAACTATGCTCCCGGGAGTGACATTGTACTCATGAGGCACCGGCTACGGAAGTACAACATTCATGCCAAATTCTTCCCCAACGAG ATCATTATACCTTTTCTTTTGGAATCCAAATACAAGAATCTCCTCCCTCTCTTTGTGGGACGCAACCTTATATTGGTGAGCCCAGAAACCAGGGCAAAGGAGATGCTGCGGGTCCTGAAAAGTATCCCACAGATTAATCTCCTGG GTGCCTGCATTGACAACACCATCCTGAGCAAGGAAGGCGTCGCCAACTATGCCAAGCTGCCTTCCATGGTGGCCGCCCAAGGGGAAGTGGTGGGTGCCCTCTCTCTCCTGACCTCCCAGACCAGCACACTTCTGCAGCGCGGCCCTGCTCATTTGACTTCCTTGCTGGAACAGTATGTTAAACAGCAGAGCAGTGAAGAGGTGAAACAGGGGGATGGCTCCTGA
- the LRRC46 gene encoding leucine-rich repeat-containing protein 46 isoform X1, with translation MPGENIHSCFKEGVNLTKSLIAQRNLFASVEKEVPESISQALTSLLVLRLDRERISCIPNLQGLEQIHSIYLQQNQIEKIENLSCFPNLKFLSLAGNRISRVENLRALPKLQFLDLSHNHIKSLNTDELPQSLLVLELTGNKCTKQNSYRESVLAALPHLIELDAHHVPNRKAREEMEESLEDSDEDIPELSQPLSTEKVDFFVDLHNEFTSRSERRRREALSEHEAHLEELKDRQNLRHLLLNASPQGPSPPGPKTPTMEALTPQTECHGAPRPSLETASSTDHEGLSIPKGKSEVRSQVQVKGQVSSMAKYVTKAKK, from the exons ATGCCTGGAG AAAATATACACAGTTGCTTCAAAGAAGGGGTGAACTTAACAAAATCCCTCATTGCACAGAGGAACCTGTTTGCTTCGGTGGAGAAAGAGGTTCCAGAGAGCAT ATCTCAAGCCCTGACATCTCTTCTGGTCCTCCGACTAGATAGGGAGAGAATCAGCTGCATCCCAAACCTGCAAGGTTTAGAACAGATCCACAGCATCTACCTGCAACAG aaCCAAATAGAAAAAATTGAAAATCTGAGCTGCTTTCCCAATTTGAA ATTCCTTTCGCTAGCTGGGAACCGCATCAGCAGAGTGGAGAACCTCCGGGCCCTCCCAAAGTTGCAGTTTCTTGATCTTTCACACAACCACATCAAGTCTCTGAACACAG AtgagctgccccagagccttctgGTTCTTGAGTTGACAGGAAATAAATGTACCAAACAGAACAGCTACAG GGAATCTGTTTTGGCAGCCCTGCCCCACCTCATAGAACTGGATGCCCATCATGTTCCCAACCGAAAGGCTAGGGAAgaaatggaggaaagtttggaagACAGTGATGAGGACAttcctgagctctctcagcctctgaGCACAGAAAAAG TAGACTTCTTTGTTGACCTCCATAACGAGTTTACCAGTCGCTCAGAACGAAGAAGGAGGGAGGCCCTCAGTGAGCATGAGGCTCATCTAGAGGAGCTGAAGGACCGGCAGAATCTGAGACATCTGCTGCTTAATGCAAGTCCCCAGGGACCAAGTCCACCAGGCCCTAAAACCCCCACCATGGAGGCTCTTACACCCCAAACTGAATGCCATGGTGCACCTAGACCATCTCTAGAAACGGCAAGTTCCACAGATCATGAAGGACTGAGTATACCAAAGGGGAAGTCTGAGGTCAGAAGCCAGGTCCAGGTAAAAGGACAGGTATCCAGTATGGCTAAATATGTGACAAAAGCAAAAAAATGA
- the LRRC46 gene encoding leucine-rich repeat-containing protein 46 isoform X2, translating to MPGENIHSCFKEGVNLTKSLIAQRNLFASVEKEVPESISQALTSLLVLRLDRERISCIPNLQGLEQIHSIYLQQNQIEKIENLSCFPNLKFLSLAGNRISRVENLRALPKLQFLDLSHNHIKSLNTDELPQSLLVLELTGNKCTKQNSYRESVLAALPHLIELDAHHVPNRKAREEMEESLEDSDEDIPELSQPLSTEKDFFVDLHNEFTSRSERRRREALSEHEAHLEELKDRQNLRHLLLNASPQGPSPPGPKTPTMEALTPQTECHGAPRPSLETASSTDHEGLSIPKGKSEVRSQVQVKGQVSSMAKYVTKAKK from the exons ATGCCTGGAG AAAATATACACAGTTGCTTCAAAGAAGGGGTGAACTTAACAAAATCCCTCATTGCACAGAGGAACCTGTTTGCTTCGGTGGAGAAAGAGGTTCCAGAGAGCAT ATCTCAAGCCCTGACATCTCTTCTGGTCCTCCGACTAGATAGGGAGAGAATCAGCTGCATCCCAAACCTGCAAGGTTTAGAACAGATCCACAGCATCTACCTGCAACAG aaCCAAATAGAAAAAATTGAAAATCTGAGCTGCTTTCCCAATTTGAA ATTCCTTTCGCTAGCTGGGAACCGCATCAGCAGAGTGGAGAACCTCCGGGCCCTCCCAAAGTTGCAGTTTCTTGATCTTTCACACAACCACATCAAGTCTCTGAACACAG AtgagctgccccagagccttctgGTTCTTGAGTTGACAGGAAATAAATGTACCAAACAGAACAGCTACAG GGAATCTGTTTTGGCAGCCCTGCCCCACCTCATAGAACTGGATGCCCATCATGTTCCCAACCGAAAGGCTAGGGAAgaaatggaggaaagtttggaagACAGTGATGAGGACAttcctgagctctctcagcctctgaGCACAGAAAAAG ACTTCTTTGTTGACCTCCATAACGAGTTTACCAGTCGCTCAGAACGAAGAAGGAGGGAGGCCCTCAGTGAGCATGAGGCTCATCTAGAGGAGCTGAAGGACCGGCAGAATCTGAGACATCTGCTGCTTAATGCAAGTCCCCAGGGACCAAGTCCACCAGGCCCTAAAACCCCCACCATGGAGGCTCTTACACCCCAAACTGAATGCCATGGTGCACCTAGACCATCTCTAGAAACGGCAAGTTCCACAGATCATGAAGGACTGAGTATACCAAAGGGGAAGTCTGAGGTCAGAAGCCAGGTCCAGGTAAAAGGACAGGTATCCAGTATGGCTAAATATGTGACAAAAGCAAAAAAATGA
- the SCRN2 gene encoding secernin-2 isoform X2, with amino-acid sequence MADPGSPAPSSCDCFVSLPSASAAREVIFGKNSDRPKDEVQEVVYFPARTYAKGAKVQCTYIEVDQVEKTHAVILSRPAWLWGAEMGANEHSVCIGNEGVWTKEPVGEEEALLGMDLVRLGLERGSSAQEALEVITALLERYGQGGPCKEEPTPFVYHNTFLLADRTEAWVLETAGRFWAAQRIREGARNISNQLSIDTDITAEHPDLRQHARRQGWWNGEEAFSFTKVFSLTHQPVRMEAAKARYCAGQQLLHQHSGQITAAIIMAILRDKASGICVDSEGFATTGSMVSILPQDSHLPCIHFFTATPDPSRSVFKPFIFAPGIHFFYQVQSPSFGDKDPIRERPRFQSRVDRRHELYRSHQLVLEKMDSHQGEHQRVQEIMQEFERQALEAMKNLLAGSFVLKPQELADLFYDCVNTEIQLYK; translated from the exons ATGGCTGACCCTGGCTCCCCGGCACCCTCCTCTTGCGACTGCTTTGTTTCACTCCCCTCAGCCTCTGCTGCCAGAGAAGTAATCTTTGGCAAGAATTCCGACCGGCCAAAGGATGAAGTTCAGGAAGTGGTCTATTTCCCAGCTCGTACTTATGCTAAGGGGGCTAAGGTCCAG TGCACGTACATtgaagtggatcaagtggagaagACTCACGCAGTCATCCTGAGCCGACCAGCCTGGCTATGGGGAGCTGAGATGGGTGCCAATGAACACAGCGTCTGCATCGGTAATGAAGGAGTGTGGACTAAGGAGCCAGTTGGGGAGGAGGAAGCTTTGTTGGGCATGGATCTGGTCCG GCTGGGTTTGGAGAGGGGCAGCAGTGCCCAGGAAGCACTTGAGGTCATAACGGCACTCCTGGAACGGTATGGCCAAGGAGGCCCTTGCAAGGAAGAGCCAACGCCTTTTGTTTACCATAACACCTTCCTCCTGGCGGACCGCACTGAAGCCTGGGTGTTGGAGACGGCTGGAAGGTTTTGGGCCGCTCAGAGGATTCGAG aaGGTGCCCGTAACATCTCCAACCAGTTGAGCATTGATACAGACATTACAGCTGAACACCCAGATCTAAGGCAGCATGCCCGAAGACAGGGATGGTGGAATGGTGAAGAGGCGTTCAGCTTCACCAAAGTGTTCTCCCTCACTCATCAGCCTGTCCGCATGGAGGCGGCCAAAGCTCGATACTGTGCTGGTCAGCAGCTGCTACACCAGCATTCAG GGCAGATCACCGCAGCAATCATCATGGCCATTTTGAGAGACAAGGCCAGCGGGATCTGCGTGGATTCAGAGGGCTTTGCCACAACAGGAAGCATGGTGTCCATCCTCCCACAAGACTCCCACCTGCCGTGCATCCATTTCTTCACTGCCACCCCAGACCCTTCCAG GTCTGTCTTCAAACCTTTCATCTTTGCTCCCGGCATCCATTTCTTTTACCAAGTGCAGTCACCAAGCTTTGGTGACAAAGATCCCATCAGGGAGAGGCCTCGGTTTCAGAGCCGGGTTGACCGGCGACATGAACTCTACAGGAGCCATCAGCTAgtcctggaaaaaatggattcTCATCAG GGAGAGCACCAAAGAGTCCAGGAAATCATGCAAGAATTTGAGCGACAGGCCCTGGAAGCCATGAAGAACTTGCTAGCAGGCTCCTTTGTGCTGAAACCCCAGGAGCTGGCTGACCTCTTCTATGACTGTGTGAACACAGAGATCCAGTTATATAAATGA
- the SCRN2 gene encoding secernin-2 isoform X3 — MGANEHSVCIGNEGVWTKEPVGEEEALLGMDLVRLGLERGSSAQEALEVITALLERYGQGGPCKEEPTPFVYHNTFLLADRTEAWVLETAGRFWAAQRIREGARNISNQLSIDTDITAEHPDLRQHARRQGWWNGEEAFSFTKVFSLTHQPVRMEAAKARYCAGQQLLHQHSGQITAAIIMAILRDKASGICVDSEGFATTGSMVSILPQDSHLPCIHFFTATPDPSRSVFKPFIFAPGIHFFYQVQSPSFGDKDPIRERPRFQSRVDRRHELYRSHQLVLEKMDSHQGEHQRVQEIMQEFERQALEAMKNLLAGSFVLKPQELADLFYDCVNTEIQLYK, encoded by the exons ATGGGTGCCAATGAACACAGCGTCTGCATCGGTAATGAAGGAGTGTGGACTAAGGAGCCAGTTGGGGAGGAGGAAGCTTTGTTGGGCATGGATCTGGTCCG GCTGGGTTTGGAGAGGGGCAGCAGTGCCCAGGAAGCACTTGAGGTCATAACGGCACTCCTGGAACGGTATGGCCAAGGAGGCCCTTGCAAGGAAGAGCCAACGCCTTTTGTTTACCATAACACCTTCCTCCTGGCGGACCGCACTGAAGCCTGGGTGTTGGAGACGGCTGGAAGGTTTTGGGCCGCTCAGAGGATTCGAG aaGGTGCCCGTAACATCTCCAACCAGTTGAGCATTGATACAGACATTACAGCTGAACACCCAGATCTAAGGCAGCATGCCCGAAGACAGGGATGGTGGAATGGTGAAGAGGCGTTCAGCTTCACCAAAGTGTTCTCCCTCACTCATCAGCCTGTCCGCATGGAGGCGGCCAAAGCTCGATACTGTGCTGGTCAGCAGCTGCTACACCAGCATTCAG GGCAGATCACCGCAGCAATCATCATGGCCATTTTGAGAGACAAGGCCAGCGGGATCTGCGTGGATTCAGAGGGCTTTGCCACAACAGGAAGCATGGTGTCCATCCTCCCACAAGACTCCCACCTGCCGTGCATCCATTTCTTCACTGCCACCCCAGACCCTTCCAG GTCTGTCTTCAAACCTTTCATCTTTGCTCCCGGCATCCATTTCTTTTACCAAGTGCAGTCACCAAGCTTTGGTGACAAAGATCCCATCAGGGAGAGGCCTCGGTTTCAGAGCCGGGTTGACCGGCGACATGAACTCTACAGGAGCCATCAGCTAgtcctggaaaaaatggattcTCATCAG GGAGAGCACCAAAGAGTCCAGGAAATCATGCAAGAATTTGAGCGACAGGCCCTGGAAGCCATGAAGAACTTGCTAGCAGGCTCCTTTGTGCTGAAACCCCAGGAGCTGGCTGACCTCTTCTATGACTGTGTGAACACAGAGATCCAGTTATATAAATGA
- the SCRN2 gene encoding secernin-2 isoform X1 gives MGSMADPGSPAPSSCDCFVSLPSASAAREVIFGKNSDRPKDEVQEVVYFPARTYAKGAKVQCTYIEVDQVEKTHAVILSRPAWLWGAEMGANEHSVCIGNEGVWTKEPVGEEEALLGMDLVRLGLERGSSAQEALEVITALLERYGQGGPCKEEPTPFVYHNTFLLADRTEAWVLETAGRFWAAQRIREGARNISNQLSIDTDITAEHPDLRQHARRQGWWNGEEAFSFTKVFSLTHQPVRMEAAKARYCAGQQLLHQHSGQITAAIIMAILRDKASGICVDSEGFATTGSMVSILPQDSHLPCIHFFTATPDPSRSVFKPFIFAPGIHFFYQVQSPSFGDKDPIRERPRFQSRVDRRHELYRSHQLVLEKMDSHQGEHQRVQEIMQEFERQALEAMKNLLAGSFVLKPQELADLFYDCVNTEIQLYK, from the exons atgg GTAGCATGGCTGACCCTGGCTCCCCGGCACCCTCCTCTTGCGACTGCTTTGTTTCACTCCCCTCAGCCTCTGCTGCCAGAGAAGTAATCTTTGGCAAGAATTCCGACCGGCCAAAGGATGAAGTTCAGGAAGTGGTCTATTTCCCAGCTCGTACTTATGCTAAGGGGGCTAAGGTCCAG TGCACGTACATtgaagtggatcaagtggagaagACTCACGCAGTCATCCTGAGCCGACCAGCCTGGCTATGGGGAGCTGAGATGGGTGCCAATGAACACAGCGTCTGCATCGGTAATGAAGGAGTGTGGACTAAGGAGCCAGTTGGGGAGGAGGAAGCTTTGTTGGGCATGGATCTGGTCCG GCTGGGTTTGGAGAGGGGCAGCAGTGCCCAGGAAGCACTTGAGGTCATAACGGCACTCCTGGAACGGTATGGCCAAGGAGGCCCTTGCAAGGAAGAGCCAACGCCTTTTGTTTACCATAACACCTTCCTCCTGGCGGACCGCACTGAAGCCTGGGTGTTGGAGACGGCTGGAAGGTTTTGGGCCGCTCAGAGGATTCGAG aaGGTGCCCGTAACATCTCCAACCAGTTGAGCATTGATACAGACATTACAGCTGAACACCCAGATCTAAGGCAGCATGCCCGAAGACAGGGATGGTGGAATGGTGAAGAGGCGTTCAGCTTCACCAAAGTGTTCTCCCTCACTCATCAGCCTGTCCGCATGGAGGCGGCCAAAGCTCGATACTGTGCTGGTCAGCAGCTGCTACACCAGCATTCAG GGCAGATCACCGCAGCAATCATCATGGCCATTTTGAGAGACAAGGCCAGCGGGATCTGCGTGGATTCAGAGGGCTTTGCCACAACAGGAAGCATGGTGTCCATCCTCCCACAAGACTCCCACCTGCCGTGCATCCATTTCTTCACTGCCACCCCAGACCCTTCCAG GTCTGTCTTCAAACCTTTCATCTTTGCTCCCGGCATCCATTTCTTTTACCAAGTGCAGTCACCAAGCTTTGGTGACAAAGATCCCATCAGGGAGAGGCCTCGGTTTCAGAGCCGGGTTGACCGGCGACATGAACTCTACAGGAGCCATCAGCTAgtcctggaaaaaatggattcTCATCAG GGAGAGCACCAAAGAGTCCAGGAAATCATGCAAGAATTTGAGCGACAGGCCCTGGAAGCCATGAAGAACTTGCTAGCAGGCTCCTTTGTGCTGAAACCCCAGGAGCTGGCTGACCTCTTCTATGACTGTGTGAACACAGAGATCCAGTTATATAAATGA